The nucleotide window catagataGATACTCCATCATGGCATCTCATTTGCTTACAATGGAAGTTTTCTTCAAATATTATTTCTCCTTAGACTGAAGGGCTGTTGTGGTTGACTTGCAGGCCCAGGAAATCAAGAGTAATATACTGCGTTTTTCTGGCTTTGTCTGGCATGAAAATGAGGTAAAAGGAACTTGTTTACGTCACCCTTGTTTAGAACCATTTTTCCTACCTTGAATTGTAACCGGCTAAGCCTAGGAGCATTATGTGTCAAATAATGTTAGAAACCTATACCCATTATGTATGAAGAATGAATATATATGCACGTATATCTGCGATATTTAAGATACATACTATGAATATGATACTAAATATGGTACAAAATTTTGAGTTGGTGATAAAGGAGTAAAGGACTCACACTCACTGCAGGTATGGAATGTAAGTGGTCAAAGGTGGCAAAATGAACTAGTTGGGTAACAGGTCAAAACGGGAAATTCTTATCATTGGCTGCAATGGGTAGTAGGGTTCAGTCAAAAGTCGAGACACATTTTgcattttaaatttatataaatgAAATAGCATGTTAAGTTGTCAACTATCAAATAACATTACCAAGTTTATCCTCTATCAATTATAAATATACTTCTTTGGTAAAAATACTCATCACGAGATTTTCAACCCATTTCCTTCTAAGGTAGTTTTTTATTTGACCTGTTTGATGTATCAACGATAAAATTGCCACCTCTTGATAGTAACTTATTAAGTCGTTAATGAACTCCATGGTCAAGTATACGAGTAATCATATATTCATATTGATTGTTATGACTAAGATTTACAAGCTAGATATTTGTTATCATTGCAGGAAAAGCAAAAATCTAAAGTGCACGAAAAGCTTGACAAGCTCCCTAAGGAGAAGCTGTTTGAGTTTTGTGATCTGCTTGACGTACCAATTACCAGAACCACTGCAAAAAAGGTTTGTTTGGTACTTTGGTTATTTTGTTATTCTAAGTATCCGCTCTCAAGTTTTCAAAAGAGTTAACGCTTTTGTGATATTtatgtgtgtgtttatatattaATTGTTAAAACGAACGATGTCCATACTAAAAAAGTTTTGCCATAGCTAATCGCTTCATCACATCTATAGTTGTCTATTCTGACCCATTTTTGCACGCAGGAAGAGGTTATTGCAAAACTAATTGCCTTTTTGTTGATTCCACATGCCACAACTAGTGTGTTGCTTGCAGAGAAAGAACAGGCAAGTCATATCGGCCTTAACTTCAAAAATTGTTTGCATACTATTATCATCTCTTAGACCATCTCCAACTATTGCCCCAAAAATACCAAAATGGTGTAACACTATTCATCACACCGAATTTTCATAATTCACagatttatttaatatttaaggaaaaaggaaaaataatttataatagagtaaagtacacggatggtccctatggtttatcaaaattttggatatggtccctagctttctgaaaatacaaaaatggtccctggggtttgcactttgtaatgcaCCCAGTCCCCAACTTTGCCAAAAGtcacatggatggtccctgtggtttgcactttgtaacgcatttagtccatAACTTGGACCTGCTGAatcctttagatttgttggctggggactaaatgtgttacaaagtgcaaaccacagagaccatccgtgtacttttggaaagctagggaccttATCCAGAATTtaggtaaaccacagggaccatctgtgtactttactctttatAATAAGTATACTATTAAAGCAAtctctttatttttaaaataaatttatcATTCAATTATAATTGTTATTAAACTTAAAGTGAATATTTAACTATTTTAGTAAATACGATTATACAAAATAAGAATTGTCTGTTTTGAGTTTGATGAATATAATTATTTTGTTGAAAATTTGAAACATATATGTAAATGTAAGTTACCTGGTGTAAAAGAATTTGATGCATACATTGGATTGAAATGAATTTGGTGCAAGCAAATGTTCTTTCTACGCTAAATAGTGTAAATATATGGTGAATACATTTGAAATTCTCTTTATATGTGCATGTTTTCAGTCAAGCAAAGGCAACAAACGCAAGAGGGTGAACAAAAAAAGTGCATCAACTTCTGAGACTACACCTTCAAAAGTCTCATCAAAGGTACAGTCTCTTGTTTGCAAATGCCAAATGGTTATCTTGAAAAAAACTTACTTTTGCTGACGTGGCATTTTTGCAAAAGCAGAAAAGTAGAAGTAAAAGTAAAAGTGTATCTAAAGAACAAAAGGGAACTCCAGAAACCGAAGACTCAGAAGAAGAACAAGAGGATGGAAACAATGAACATCAGGACGTGAATGGCGGGTCCGCAAAATCTGAAAGCGAAGAAGAACATGTGTCTGAACCTGAATCTGTGGAAGAAGACAGTAAGAAGCGCAAACGGGATTCTAAAAAACCTCCTTCCAAGACCGAATCAGCTTCAAAAAGTAAATCCAAAAAAGAAGCGACACCAAAGAAATCTCATCCTGCAAAATCTGAAAGCGAAGAACATGTGTCTGAACCTGAATCTGTGGAAGAAGACAGTAAGAAGCGTAAACGGGATTCTAAAAAACCTCCTTCCAAGACGGAATCAGCTTCAAAAAGTAAATCAAAAAAAGAAGCAACGCCAAAGAAATCTATTCCTCAAAAGAAAACTCCAACTGCAACCGGTTCATCTGCAATTCAGTCAAAATCCAAGGATCAAAGTGACAGTCAACCTCCGACAAAGACTTTTTCACCTACAACTCAGTCAAAATCAAAGGATGAAAGTCAACCTCCGACAAAGACTTTTTCTAGGAAGAAAAAAAATCATGTGGCTGATGAGAAGACTTTGACTTCCAAAGAGAAAACTGGTAAATTAAATTGTTGATTTTAGAATTACTGTTTCTAGCAACCAACCTCATTGATATATgctgttctctctctctctctctctctctctctctctctctctctctctttattcTGTGTTGTTTCAAAGAAGTTGATGTACACTGTTCGTTTCTTTTGTAGAAGTGAAAAATGCCGAGAAAGAGAAGGAGACACCAAAAGAAAAAGAGCTAGAGCCTAGTGATGATGAACTCAACACTGCAACATGTGAGATCCTTAAAGAAGCTGATCTCAATACGGTAAGAATCAGTTGCATTAGTTCATTGaaaaacatttaatattaatttgaTTATAATATTTGAAGTAACTAACAATCTATTCTTTTTACTATAATCTTTTTAGGTTTTCCTACTATTTTAGTGACGCTTTTGTTTTTTCAATTGTACAGTTTTGTATTTGTATAATCAAATTATCCACTAACTAAAATTTATATATAGACAGAGAGAACATGAAAGAGGGATATATAAGCTAACATTTATCtgttgataaataaataaaaaagaaatatatataaataaaaaaagaaatatatttCTTGGGCCATAAATAGGTTGCTGAATACTAACATGacaacaaacaaattattacctTGATCTGAGCATTGATTATGTTGCATTTTCTTCCTTTATTTTGCAGGTAACCTTTATGGACATTCTCAAAATGCTTAGTAAGCACTCTCCACTCTCATTTTAAACATTATAGTTTTGCATTTAGCTAGTAGAGGTGACAGTATTGATCCATATAGAAAATAGGTTGATTTgcgctgtttttttttttaatctttaacgGTTAATCGGGTTAAGCTAAAGGATTTACTTAGATTCTTAAAACcttctatttttttatttaatacacTTCTGATTTTCGTCATCATAAAAGTTAGTTTTTGTTATTGTAGTCGACACTAATCATCtattaacaaaataaagaataaaAGTTGAAAATAATCGGAGTCTTTTTGATTGACCATTTTACAATTTTTTAGTTTGGACTCTTAATAAAACAATAACGGAAGTTTACTCGTAGCCAGACCTGTTGACCACCCTTGTACACCATTTTTTTATATTTGACCATGTCCTTATAGTAGAAAAAGTTTTGGTAATATCTGATGTCATGTTTTTTTTCCCTTCAGACAAGCGATTCAATACCGATCTCACACCAAGAAAGGCGACTTTAAAATCCATTGTCAAGGAAGAACTTGCCAAAATGGCCGCTGAAGAAATTGAAGCTGAGGAAACCGGAAAAGAAGCATCAGAGTAGTCGTGTTGAAAATCACCTACACAACAGAGGGCAGAATTGGTATTTTCTATTAATCTTTTAGTTCTTGCCATCATGTAGTGTTGGGTCTCTTTTAATCATCTGTAATCTATTGTTAGATAAACAAGTTTATGTTCAGTTCACAAAAAACCTTGTTAAGTGATAGGGGTAGTGGATGCTTAAGCTATTTTGTATGCATGAATATAAATTTTAGGCATCTTTTTGCTTTTTATGGATGTTTTTACTTCACTTGGTGTGTTGGTTTTGgcttttggttttttttttttttttttttttttttttttgaaatgtaaacttcattaaaacacaagcTGCCCAACCAAGAACAACATTACAaatttacaaatttacaccaatctgTCCAAGACGTAGCATTTCCTATAGTTCTAGCTGTATACCACAAAAAACCAATCTTTTTAACCTCGCCAAAAAGATGATCTAATTTGACCTCTTTGTTCTTGAACCTAGCCTCATTTCTCGTCCTCCATATAGCCCAGCAACCAATTCTAATCAAGCCATTAGAACCTCCTCCTTCTTCCCATCCAAACCCACATGATTATGGATCTCAATGAGATCTCTAAAGGAGAATACCACCAAGTTCTGGCACTTGCACCATTTACTAATGAGAATCCAGAGCATCGACGCATCGACGCAAAATAGCAAGACGTGAAGAGATGTTCAACACTCTCTTCCCCATCTTTGTATAACCCACATGACGTGCTACCATCTCCGATATTTCTTCTTTTTAGAGCATCCAATATAGCAATTTTACCCATTTCCGCCCTCCAAATGAATATGTTGCACTTCTTTGGGACCCACTTACATCGCTCGGGAACATACGTATCCGATCGAATCCTGCTTTTGTCAAGAAGTCTCCTGACCGAATTTGCGCTGAAATCTTTTTCTCCTCCGTATTCAACCCCGTTCCACTTCCACTCATCGTTGTATTGATTCAACTTCACCTGTAACAGAATTGAGCACAAAGCCACCAGCTCGTTGATTTCCACTTCAGTCGAAACCGGTCTCTTTCATCTCCGGTTATACCGAATATCATCATTCCAATTTCCCACACAGACACTGACCTTGCAATCTTTAACCTCCTCTTATTTAGTTGTGCGACATACACTAGTAAGTGTATCGTATATTAACTGTCTACCTAACTAATTGCATGCCGATATTGTTCATCGATCAATCAGTCTCTTTTTGAACATCTATTCAAACGGGCTCTTGATTACTCCTTTCATCAGGTCTTTATCTGTCAATGCTTTCCAAATCCTCGTCTCATAACCGTCAAAATGGATTTTCGGTCAACCCCATGTGCCTTTTTTGGCTACAATTCTTTACATCAGGGGTAACGATTCCTTGATGATGATATCAAGCCATTTTCTATTTGTGGTTAATATCTCTAATCAAATAACTCTTTCCATCATAAGtacatgtttaagcatgtattAAACTAATCAAATAACTCTTTCCATCATAAGtacatgtttaagcatgtattAACAACATATTATGTTGAGTATGTTAAAAGCCTACCATCATCGCCTTCATTAATATGCTAAAGGATTTTAACAAAATTCGACGACCTTGGTAGCTCAATAAAACTCAAATATATTGCATCCTTATAGAAAGTAAGAGGCATTGGTGGGTGAAGACCCAAAGTAATAAACTATACTAAGTTTCTGTTCCAATCTATTATGACAAGTTATGAATCACTATAAAGTGATTATTTGCTCACGTCTCATGCCACCAGTTGCCCAAAAttgatctttgatctctagaacATGAATAACTTGAATATATAAACTGAATGTATGAGTGGGATGATTACAAATGAGAAATCAAAGCCCTATTTATACTAGTCCAGCAGGTGCGAGCGAATAGGCATGTCCTTTGATGAATCGTTGCGTCTGTTGATGTGAGATGTTTGCCGCCATCTTGAAGGGTCGCGTCTCCTGGAGGTATCAATCCATTTAGATTGTAGGTTATTATCTTTTGCCTTGTTACATTCAGTCCTCGCACTTGTATACTTAATCTATTTACAATTCAAACTAACTAATAAGTAATTACTAGACAACCCTTGTACTTAGGATCATAGTCACAAAATTCGCTCTAAAAGAGGCGAATTTTGTTTTGGTACGTTTTGTACCATACGGAATTCGTATGCGTATAAGAAGCTTTTCAAGGCCCtaagactgtggggtatggtgggcttgggttggggcatgggttggggcatttgttgacacgtggaatgggaaaaaaatggaaaaaaaaactcacgcccatggggtatggtggggcttgagttaggagcttgggttgggggcatgagttgacacatagccattgagagcctgccatgtcaccttgctagcccgccccacgcccggcttcaaacccacgaaaaaggggccacgcccaaacccatgcccacccggggtggtggcttgggcgttttcagcccacCCACGCCCAAACCCCCGCAGTCTAAAATAGATTATATTTTGAACTCCATGACTGATGAAGCACCTTGAACCAGTCTTCTCAACACGCCACTATCACATTCGGATACTTCTAGAATATTCAATGAAGGTAGTGCGTAAAGTGACACTTCTACCAAACTAGGACAGTTTTCTATAAGAAGCTTTTCAAGGCATGGAAATATCACGACTCCAATATCAGTTGACCATACTTCCAACCTCTTCATATTTCGTAATTCTAGAATTTCAAGCGAACTGAATGCAAGACCGGTCCCAATTAACTCAAGACCAATAGGTATCACCTTATCCATGTCTTCTATAAACAACTTTTTAAGTGACGCTAGTTGCGCAAGTGGTGGTAAAGATGTACAGTTTTTACAGCCACGTAGAGACACGCTAAGCAGACTAAGAAACGATGTATCCCCAACCCAATTAGGAAACTCTATACCCCCATATGACACTATTCCAAGCTTTATCAAACTATCACTATGAGGCTTCAACACATCAAGGACCTCCTTTTCAAGAGATTCGTTTCTCGAATCATCAAACACGACACTCCATTCTAGTTCTAACTCGCTCAGCCTTTTTTGCGAAAAGTTTGCCTCACATGCATGCACCGCCATTTCCACTTTTTCCAGCCCCTTGATGCGAGTCTTCCCATGAAGATTTGTGAGGTCTTTAAGCTCGGTTATTGCAAGGCCATTATCTCCTCCGATAATAATCTTGGAGAGAGTCTGTAAGCTTTTCAACTCGCCAATCCCTAAGGGTATCTTATTTAAAAGCGGAGTATCCCTAATATCCAGATGCCGCAAGTTTTTAAGCTTTGAGAAGTTGATAAGAAACTTACTTAAACATTCACATCCAAAAACAATTAATGTCTGTAAGTTGTAGAGATTGCTGACATTTTCCGGTAAATGTGTGATTTTGGTACCGAACGTATGTTGAGAAAATAAAGACACAGCAACGTCATGTGAAAGAATCTGCATATGATTTAGATGACCGCGACCCAACTTTTTGAGCAATTGCACCTTTCTGGTTGTCATTATAATTTTACTTCCAGGTGCACACGCGTGAAATGGGCTCACTAGGGTCACCCAATCCTCATAACTCTCACTCCAAACATCATCTAATACCATTAAAAATCTTTTCTCCTTAAGTTGATTATTAAGAGCTACTTGAAGCAGATTTAAATCTGCAAATTCCTCCTTTTCCACCTCCTTCACATATTGTAAGATAACTTTGCTTATATTAAAGATATCAAACTGATCAGACACACAAACCCAAGCCATGAGTTCAAAGTGCTTCTTAACTTGCTCATCGTCATACAAAAGTCTAGCTAGAGTGGTTTTGCCTAACCCGCCCATACCAACTAACCCTAGACCGATTTTCTCCTTTTCTAGATCTTGTAACTTGGTGGTAATAGTGTCTAACTTGTGATGCATTCTCTGACTTAGTGATAGATTTGTGCAACAAGTTGGGACGAGGAGCCTTTTTACCTTAGCTTCTGTTGCCAGATCATTAAGTACGTGGTAAGCCAAATGTTGGACACCATTGAGCCAGTTTTGAACAGCTTCCTGGGTTATCTCCTTTTGAGAAGCATCGGTAAGGAGAGCCTGGATCTGGTGGGTCTGTGTCCTCTTTAGTTTCTTCAGCTCTGACTGGATTCCTTGGGACCGTTCGATTTTCTTCAAGGCTTCAGAAGACAGCTTCTCAATAACAGGTTTCAGGAGTTCAGAGACAATGATTTCAGCCATTCTTCCTTTTAGTTTATGGTGATTTTGTAAGCAAACATATATGTGAATGGAATTATGAGAGTATGGTGGTAACTGGTAAGGAAGACAGAATTCCAGCTATTGTTTATA belongs to Helianthus annuus cultivar XRQ/B chromosome 5, HanXRQr2.0-SUNRISE, whole genome shotgun sequence and includes:
- the LOC110942117 gene encoding cylicin-2 isoform X1 — translated: MNYEEFRSFRLNLLMGEEKVTSDGGEAVANGTVSPTKSNNDVSEKKDEKKEGVEETQDEVKDKNEEVNVDKKDAEVSKDDKEEEKEVTDCKEEGDDERKEEAKSDAMEVDDEQRDDKIAENADSEEGGSKKHKKSGGEKGKNKKESEEKKKNDEPKTPVGPTIDRPVRERKSVERLVAIIDQDTSKEFHVEKGRGTALKDIPNVAYKLSKKKVADDTLKLLHTVLFVKRGKAQEIKSNILRFSGFVWHENEEKQKSKVHEKLDKLPKEKLFEFCDLLDVPITRTTAKKEEVIAKLIAFLLIPHATTSVLLAEKEQSSKGNKRKRVNKKSASTSETTPSKVSSKKSRSKSKSVSKEQKGTPETEDSEEEQEDGNNEHQDVNGGSAKSESEEEHVSEPESVEEDSKKRKRDSKKPPSKTESASKSKSKKEATPKKSHPAKSESEEHVSEPESVEEDSKKRKRDSKKPPSKTESASKSKSKKEATPKKSIPQKKTPTATGSSAIQSKSKDQSDSQPPTKTFSPTTQSKSKDESQPPTKTFSRKKKNHVADEKTLTSKEKTEVKNAEKEKETPKEKELEPSDDELNTATCEILKEADLNTVTFMDILKMLNKRFNTDLTPRKATLKSIVKEELAKMAAEEIEAEETGKEASE
- the LOC110944095 gene encoding putative disease resistance RPP13-like protein 1; its protein translation is MAEIIVSELLKPVIEKLSSEALKKIERSQGIQSELKKLKRTQTHQIQALLTDASQKEITQEAVQNWLNGVQHLAYHVLNDLATEAKVKRLLVPTCCTNLSLSQRMHHKLDTITTKLQDLEKEKIGLGLVGMGGLGKTTLARLLYDDEQVKKHFELMAWVCVSDQFDIFNISKVILQYVKEVEKEEFADLNLLQVALNNQLKEKRFLMVLDDVWSESYEDWVTLVSPFHACAPGSKIIMTTRKVQLLKKLGRGHLNHMQILSHDVAVSLFSQHTFGTKITHLPENVSNLYNLQTLIVFGCECLSKFLINFSKLKNLRHLDIRDTPLLNKIPLGIGELKSLQTLSKIIIGGDNGLAITELKDLTNLHGKTRIKGLEKVEMAVHACEANFSQKRLSELELEWSVVFDDSRNESLEKEVLDVLKPHSDSLIKLGIVSYGGIEFPNWVGDTSFLSLLSVSLRGCKNCTSLPPLAQLASLKKLFIEDMDKVIPIGLELIGTGLAFSSLEILELRNMKRLEVWSTDIGVVIFPCLEKLLIENCPSLVEVSLYALPSLNILEVSECDSGVLRRLVKLNQYNDEWKWNGVEYGGEKDFSANSVRRLLDKSRIRSDTYVPERCKWVPKKCNIFIWRAEMGKIAILDALKRRNIGDGSTSCGLYKDGEESVEHLFTSCYFASMRRCSGFSLVNGASARTWWYSPLEISLRSIIMWVWMGRRRRF
- the LOC110942117 gene encoding cylicin-2 isoform X2, producing the protein MGEEKVTSDGGEAVANGTVSPTKSNNDVSEKKDEKKEGVEETQDEVKDKNEEVNVDKKDAEVSKDDKEEEKEVTDCKEEGDDERKEEAKSDAMEVDDEQRDDKIAENADSEEGGSKKHKKSGGEKGKNKKESEEKKKNDEPKTPVGPTIDRPVRERKSVERLVAIIDQDTSKEFHVEKGRGTALKDIPNVAYKLSKKKVADDTLKLLHTVLFVKRGKAQEIKSNILRFSGFVWHENEEKQKSKVHEKLDKLPKEKLFEFCDLLDVPITRTTAKKEEVIAKLIAFLLIPHATTSVLLAEKEQSSKGNKRKRVNKKSASTSETTPSKVSSKKSRSKSKSVSKEQKGTPETEDSEEEQEDGNNEHQDVNGGSAKSESEEEHVSEPESVEEDSKKRKRDSKKPPSKTESASKSKSKKEATPKKSHPAKSESEEHVSEPESVEEDSKKRKRDSKKPPSKTESASKSKSKKEATPKKSIPQKKTPTATGSSAIQSKSKDQSDSQPPTKTFSPTTQSKSKDESQPPTKTFSRKKKNHVADEKTLTSKEKTEVKNAEKEKETPKEKELEPSDDELNTATCEILKEADLNTVTFMDILKMLNKRFNTDLTPRKATLKSIVKEELAKMAAEEIEAEETGKEASE